A genomic segment from Neobacillus sp. YX16 encodes:
- a CDS encoding TrkH family potassium uptake protein — protein MNISRKRFSKKKELSTIQLIVIFYLSALIISTFLLKIPLAHHENASISFIDALFTSASAVSVTGLSVISLKDTFNNFGIFLLCIILQLGGLGVMSLSTFLWIMIGKKVGLRERQLIMVDQNQSNLSGLVQLAKRVFITIISVEIIGGIILGLRFLKYFDSSFSAFKHGFFGSISATTNAGFDITGGSLIPFSNDYFVQTVIILLMIIGAIGFPVIVEVYEYFLSLKSKRRYHFTLFTKLTTATFVILTIVGGIMIYLLDSYHFFADKSWHETFFYSLFNSATTKSAGLATMDLNDFTPSNQLFMSLLMFIGGSPSSASGGIRTTTFAIVLLAIYFYARGKGSIKVFRRELHSEDVLKSFIVISTAAMLCLVSILILSITEKGTLIQVIFEVTSAFGTNGLSMGLTPMLTTFGKILIILLMFIGRLGIVTCLLILRGKDTSQEKIHYPKEKVTIG, from the coding sequence ATGAATATTTCGAGAAAGCGATTTTCTAAGAAGAAAGAATTATCAACGATTCAATTAATCGTAATTTTTTACTTATCTGCTTTAATCATTTCAACATTTCTTTTAAAAATACCATTGGCACATCATGAAAATGCATCCATTAGTTTTATTGATGCCTTATTTACATCAGCTAGTGCTGTAAGTGTTACAGGTTTAAGTGTAATCTCCTTAAAAGATACCTTTAATAATTTTGGAATATTTCTTTTGTGTATTATTCTCCAATTAGGCGGATTAGGGGTAATGTCTCTTAGCACCTTTCTTTGGATAATGATTGGTAAAAAAGTAGGATTAAGGGAACGCCAACTGATCATGGTGGACCAAAATCAATCCAACCTATCTGGTTTGGTGCAGCTGGCAAAGAGGGTTTTTATTACCATTATTTCAGTTGAAATTATCGGAGGAATTATTTTAGGATTACGGTTCTTGAAATACTTTGACAGCTCCTTTTCAGCTTTTAAACATGGATTTTTCGGCTCCATTAGTGCCACGACAAATGCAGGATTTGATATTACCGGGGGTTCATTAATCCCTTTTAGTAATGACTACTTTGTTCAAACTGTCATCATTTTATTGATGATTATCGGAGCAATTGGTTTCCCGGTTATTGTTGAGGTTTATGAATACTTCTTAAGTTTGAAGAGTAAAAGAAGGTATCATTTCACTTTATTTACTAAATTAACTACCGCAACATTTGTCATCTTAACCATTGTTGGCGGCATTATGATTTATTTACTCGATAGTTATCATTTCTTTGCTGATAAATCTTGGCATGAAACGTTTTTCTATTCCTTATTTAATTCTGCCACCACTAAAAGTGCTGGGTTGGCAACGATGGATTTGAATGATTTCACACCAAGTAATCAGCTCTTTATGTCGTTATTAATGTTTATCGGCGGTTCACCGAGCAGCGCCAGCGGTGGAATCCGGACGACAACGTTTGCGATTGTATTGCTAGCGATTTACTTTTATGCACGAGGAAAAGGTTCCATTAAAGTATTTAGACGAGAACTGCATAGTGAGGATGTGCTTAAATCCTTTATCGTAATCTCCACAGCCGCTATGCTCTGTTTAGTCTCGATATTAATCCTCTCTATTACGGAAAAAGGTACCTTGATTCAAGTAATCTTTGAAGTTACATCAGCGTTTGGAACGAATGGATTGTCGATGGGCTTAACACCCATGCTAACAACATTTGGGAAAATCCTGATAATCTTATTAATGTTTATCGGACGTTTGGGGATTGTAACCTGCTTACTGATTCTAAGAGGCAAAGATACTAGCCAGGAGAAAATTCATTATCCGAAAGAAAAAGTTACCATTGGTTGA
- a CDS encoding NAD(P)/FAD-dependent oxidoreductase, with translation MENRYDVIVVGAGPAGIFTCYELTLKMPNAKVLLVDKGHDIYRRNCPILENKIEKCPPAAGKKEFAGCLPACSITAGFGGAGAYSDGKFNITSEFGGWMTDYLPDSQVVDLIKYVDSINLSHGATESITDPLTDKVKDIERRGYAAGLKLLRAQVRHLGTEQNLKIMKSIFEYLNDKIEMSYKTEVQDLITERTPDGYVVKGIKLKGDKDIYADKVVITPGRDGSKWLTEILKSRRLKMTSNQVDIGVRVETSDIVMKEINDNLYEGKFIFNTSVGTRVRTFCSNPSGHVVVENHSGIMLANGHAYKDPKLGSPNTNFALLVSHTFSEPFDKPTEYAHEVSRLANALSNGGLIVQKYGDILKGRRSTDRRIKEGFIEPTLKEAVPGDLGLVLPYNTLKSLIEMTEALNQITPGLASEHTLFYGVEAKFYSARPKLNDRFESEISGLYVGGDGAGITRGLAQASACGVWIARDIIKKATTEREKEVVMA, from the coding sequence GCAAAGGTGCTGTTGGTGGATAAGGGGCATGATATTTATCGGAGAAATTGTCCAATTCTAGAAAATAAAATTGAGAAATGTCCTCCAGCAGCGGGCAAGAAAGAGTTTGCAGGATGTTTACCAGCGTGTTCAATCACTGCAGGCTTCGGTGGTGCAGGCGCGTACTCAGATGGAAAGTTTAATATCACGAGCGAATTTGGGGGTTGGATGACGGATTATCTTCCAGATTCTCAAGTTGTCGATTTGATTAAATATGTTGATTCTATAAATTTAAGTCATGGTGCAACAGAAAGTATTACCGATCCACTTACAGATAAAGTTAAGGATATCGAGCGCCGCGGCTATGCAGCAGGTTTAAAACTATTACGTGCACAGGTTCGTCACCTTGGAACCGAACAAAATTTAAAAATTATGAAAAGTATCTTTGAATACTTAAATGATAAAATTGAAATGTCATATAAAACAGAAGTCCAGGATTTAATTACTGAAAGAACTCCTGATGGGTATGTTGTAAAAGGAATCAAGCTGAAAGGTGATAAGGACATTTATGCAGATAAGGTCGTTATTACTCCAGGTCGTGATGGTTCGAAATGGCTGACTGAGATTCTTAAGTCACGTCGCCTGAAAATGACTAGTAATCAAGTAGATATCGGCGTTCGTGTAGAGACGTCTGACATTGTTATGAAAGAAATCAATGACAATTTGTACGAAGGGAAATTTATTTTCAATACATCCGTTGGAACACGAGTACGGACGTTTTGCAGCAATCCTTCCGGACATGTTGTCGTTGAAAATCACTCTGGTATCATGCTTGCAAATGGCCATGCCTATAAGGATCCGAAGCTTGGAAGTCCAAATACCAACTTTGCCTTGCTTGTATCTCATACATTTTCAGAACCTTTCGATAAGCCGACCGAATACGCGCATGAAGTATCACGCCTTGCAAACGCCCTTTCAAATGGCGGCTTAATTGTCCAAAAATATGGAGATATCTTAAAAGGTCGTCGTTCAACGGATAGAAGAATTAAAGAGGGATTCATCGAGCCTACTCTTAAAGAGGCGGTTCCAGGGGATCTTGGACTGGTACTACCGTATAATACTCTTAAGAGTTTAATTGAGATGACCGAGGCGTTAAATCAAATTACACCAGGATTAGCTTCAGAGCACACATTATTCTACGGAGTGGAAGCGAAATTCTACTCTGCACGACCAAAACTCAATGACCGTTTTGAATCAGAAATCAGCGGTTTGTATGTCGGCGGAGATGGCGCAGGAATTACCCGCGGTCTTGCTCAAGCAAGTGCATGCGGGGTCTGGATTGCAAGAGATATCATCAAAAAAGCTACAACCGAGCGTGAAAAAGAAGTAGTAATGGCATAA